From the Nonlabens marinus S1-08 genome, one window contains:
- a CDS encoding RagB/SusD family nutrient uptake outer membrane protein — translation MKKFFYISSLFLITLSCSDFLDVEPDEQVSFDEQFSSLEGVQQILSGVYFQIEAQTSSFIHVYPGIMGGNITFAPRIINKVLEVPSNINLTYSFQNTPESSEFETFYDTGYDIINSVNLALERVDGLDFLSSLQKDQLLAELLTARALAHYQLSLVFAQNINFTGDGSHPGIVYNNSTLQTGIDFPSRETAAKVYELLQQDLETAIDLFTGNSFASNGSEIFYFNEISARAIYARIALQNNDWTTAASQANTVIESSGLNLTSQDAYVNQWLTDEDLDEFILSFAAPLTSDLNVSSSIAAYYLFTNNTTYNRYTASGDLLELIEAQDIRASLYEQKSLPTSTPTGLENRPYVFTKKYQANNQTTYIRLSEMYLIQAEALTRATPGTDLALQRLNAIRNRAGLENVDSNANLLEEIFLERRRELAFESHLLYDIIRYKKDIVRDEGCLSSICNLNYPSPFFILPIPQESIDNNENIQQNEGY, via the coding sequence CTGTAGTGATTTTCTCGATGTCGAGCCAGATGAGCAGGTTTCTTTTGACGAGCAGTTTTCAAGTTTGGAAGGTGTGCAGCAAATCCTTTCTGGCGTATATTTTCAGATAGAAGCTCAAACTTCAAGTTTTATACACGTCTATCCAGGTATTATGGGTGGTAATATAACTTTTGCTCCTAGAATCATTAATAAGGTGCTGGAAGTACCATCAAATATTAATTTGACCTATTCCTTCCAGAATACTCCTGAATCATCTGAATTTGAAACTTTTTATGATACAGGCTATGACATTATCAATAGTGTAAATCTAGCGCTGGAACGAGTAGATGGACTTGATTTTTTGTCCAGCCTTCAAAAGGATCAATTACTAGCAGAGTTATTGACTGCAAGAGCACTGGCTCATTACCAGCTCAGCCTCGTATTTGCGCAAAACATCAACTTTACTGGTGATGGTTCACATCCAGGAATAGTTTACAATAACTCCACCTTACAAACAGGAATCGATTTCCCAAGTAGAGAAACCGCAGCCAAGGTCTATGAGTTGTTGCAACAGGATTTAGAAACAGCGATTGACCTGTTCACTGGCAATTCATTTGCATCTAACGGTTCTGAGATATTCTACTTTAATGAAATATCTGCTAGAGCTATTTATGCACGTATTGCCTTGCAAAACAATGATTGGACAACTGCTGCTTCACAAGCAAATACCGTTATAGAGAGTTCTGGCTTGAACCTAACTTCACAGGACGCCTATGTTAATCAATGGCTTACAGATGAAGATCTTGATGAATTCATCCTATCGTTTGCCGCACCATTGACATCAGACTTAAATGTATCTTCTAGTATTGCTGCGTACTATCTTTTTACCAATAACACGACTTATAATAGATATACTGCCAGCGGCGACCTTTTAGAATTGATAGAAGCGCAAGATATACGAGCTAGCTTGTATGAACAAAAAAGTCTACCGACAAGCACACCTACAGGACTTGAAAACAGGCCTTATGTATTTACTAAGAAATACCAAGCCAATAATCAAACTACCTACATTCGTTTAAGCGAAATGTACCTTATTCAGGCAGAGGCTTTAACCAGAGCAACGCCAGGAACTGATCTCGCATTACAACGTTTAAATGCGATAAGAAATCGTGCAGGACTGGAAAATGTTGACAGCAATGCTAATTTACTAGAAGAAATATTCTTAGAACGTCGCAGAGAATTAGCCTTTGAATCCCATCTGCTTTATGACATCATTCGATATAAAAAAGATATAGTTCGCGATGAAGGTTGCTTATCTAGCATCTGCAATCTTAATTATCCATCGCCATTTTTCATATTACCCATCCCACAGGAAAGTATTGACAATAACGAAAACATCCAACAAAATGAAGGCTACTAA
- a CDS encoding trigger factor, with product MKATKIQFLLSFLLLIVLSACDNDDDNGRSFDESQGKFVRFFLQLDANNKPIEAPTIDLRSPSVAIYNKDRFQTLKIPVALTSTPLEEMVTVDYSATANNITNFEITPAQLSFQGSQLVDTLFVRFNEKWDASDDPSLTIELIESSNPEVRIGTPNTQIPNNFILINLEEVDLIYGLKGDQTRIDVTGNIGEEVVIDLNFPNGYPEQDLANFEPFTATQSNFDFEIERLPNPDESTISYVFRTLEDFAIDAQEYRTELQLNRLENSEFVGNTSLEIVRDALVDRDQSLNPAASFYDTADQFYRVYGAHWFDANDDGNCQWSDFNTFTQPVIVDANNPNAVLGSDNGTADPADDIYYHRFRVSFETLLENRTTNPFNLRRWFTNEGSNADTSPGLNIVPALEFFPDNDGTSSVSGQVIVINQTITIGTTVSNGSISEQIKISGNGTYREISPGLFEIILEFNATNTRLFGGTRTDFYRIYNFSNFNDPVPLSIDCKTPIDL from the coding sequence ATGAAGGCTACTAAAATACAGTTTTTGCTGAGTTTCTTGTTGCTGATCGTATTGTCTGCCTGCGACAATGATGATGACAATGGACGTTCGTTTGATGAAAGTCAAGGAAAGTTTGTGAGATTCTTCCTCCAGCTAGATGCTAATAACAAACCCATCGAGGCTCCCACTATTGATCTAAGAAGCCCATCAGTTGCTATTTATAACAAGGATAGGTTTCAAACCTTAAAAATTCCCGTAGCACTTACTAGCACTCCTTTAGAAGAAATGGTGACTGTAGATTATAGTGCCACAGCAAATAATATAACCAATTTTGAAATCACACCAGCACAGCTGTCCTTTCAGGGCAGTCAATTAGTAGATACCTTATTTGTACGATTTAATGAAAAGTGGGATGCTAGTGATGATCCCTCACTTACCATTGAACTGATTGAATCCAGTAATCCTGAAGTTCGAATAGGCACACCCAACACACAGATTCCCAATAATTTCATATTGATTAATCTTGAAGAAGTAGACTTGATTTATGGTCTTAAAGGAGATCAAACCAGGATCGACGTGACAGGAAATATTGGCGAAGAGGTCGTCATCGATCTTAATTTCCCTAATGGCTATCCCGAACAAGATCTTGCTAATTTTGAGCCATTCACCGCCACTCAATCTAATTTTGATTTTGAAATAGAAAGATTGCCCAATCCAGATGAATCTACCATAAGTTACGTTTTTAGAACATTAGAAGATTTTGCGATTGACGCTCAAGAATACCGGACTGAACTACAGTTAAACAGATTGGAAAATTCAGAGTTTGTTGGAAATACAAGTCTTGAAATTGTTAGAGACGCCTTAGTGGATCGTGACCAGAGCTTAAATCCTGCCGCTAGTTTTTATGATACGGCTGATCAATTCTATAGGGTTTACGGTGCTCACTGGTTTGATGCAAATGACGACGGCAACTGTCAATGGTCAGATTTTAACACATTTACACAGCCCGTGATTGTGGATGCAAATAATCCTAATGCGGTGTTAGGAAGTGACAATGGCACTGCAGATCCTGCAGATGATATCTACTACCATAGGTTCCGGGTGAGTTTTGAAACCTTGCTTGAAAATCGAACAACCAACCCATTCAACCTGCGCAGATGGTTCACCAATGAAGGTTCTAATGCAGATACCTCACCAGGATTAAATATTGTACCGGCGCTCGAATTTTTTCCTGATAATGACGGTACCTCATCTGTTTCTGGACAGGTTATTGTAATAAATCAGACAATAACTATTGGCACAACAGTAAGCAACGGTTCAATTAGCGAACAAATTAAAATAAGTGGTAATGGAACTTATAGGGAAATCAGCCCAGGATTATTTGAGATTATTCTGGAGTTCAATGCTACCAACACGCGCCTTTTTGGTGGCACCCGTACAGATTTCTATCGCATATATAACTTTAGCAATTTTAATGATCCAGTCCCTCTAAGTATTGACTGCAAAACACCCATCGACCTGTAA
- a CDS encoding cytochrome-c peroxidase: MTDLQHIKIVSTFFLIAIMAMAFTSCKNTEQAEGYSEIDKLRALYGQPNSNLWPEPQLDSLVDRESFEDLGLLPKVKFPVTNPYSKSKKELGKMLFFDGRLSETGHIACASCHNPELAWTDNLTRSFGHMRQRGRRNAMTILNSAYADELFWDGRAESLEDQARFPIPDKLEMNSNLDIAVENIAAVEGYKPMFKDAFGDEEVTLDRILDAIATFERTVKSPKSKFDKFISGDDSQFSDQELQGLHLFRTKAQCINCHNTPYFSDNQYHNDGQHLFGTKDEDLGRYYVTNDLLDLGKFRTPSLRETTRTGPWMHHGHFPNLVDVLDLYNLGNPAPIQSKYIGIGRDSLIPQPSPLLKPLGLSREEINAVIAFLGTLSTNTERVNLARMPE, encoded by the coding sequence TTGACAGACTTACAACACATAAAAATAGTTAGTACCTTTTTTTTGATTGCCATCATGGCAATGGCTTTTACCAGTTGCAAGAATACAGAGCAAGCCGAAGGATATAGCGAGATTGACAAATTGAGAGCTCTCTACGGTCAACCAAATTCCAACTTATGGCCAGAGCCACAATTGGACAGCCTTGTAGATCGCGAAAGTTTTGAAGATTTAGGGCTCTTGCCAAAAGTAAAATTTCCAGTAACCAACCCATATTCAAAATCTAAAAAGGAACTGGGAAAAATGCTCTTTTTTGATGGCAGACTTTCAGAAACTGGACATATCGCTTGTGCTTCCTGCCACAATCCAGAGCTCGCCTGGACGGATAATTTGACTAGATCCTTTGGACATATGCGCCAGAGAGGACGACGCAATGCAATGACTATTTTAAATAGTGCTTATGCTGATGAATTATTCTGGGATGGGCGTGCAGAAAGTTTAGAAGATCAAGCCCGCTTTCCTATACCGGATAAACTAGAGATGAACTCAAATCTTGACATTGCAGTGGAGAATATCGCCGCAGTGGAAGGATATAAACCTATGTTCAAGGACGCCTTTGGGGATGAAGAGGTAACGCTAGATCGTATTCTAGATGCGATTGCCACTTTTGAGCGAACGGTAAAAAGTCCTAAAAGCAAATTTGATAAGTTTATTAGTGGTGATGATAGCCAGTTTTCAGATCAAGAACTTCAAGGCTTACACTTATTTAGAACAAAGGCACAATGTATCAATTGTCATAACACTCCTTATTTCAGTGATAATCAATACCATAATGATGGTCAACACCTTTTCGGTACTAAAGATGAAGACTTAGGAAGGTATTACGTTACCAACGATTTGCTTGATTTAGGAAAATTTAGAACGCCTAGTTTGCGAGAAACAACAAGAACAGGACCCTGGATGCATCATGGACATTTCCCTAATTTAGTGGATGTTTTAGACTTATATAATTTAGGGAACCCTGCTCCTATTCAGTCTAAATATATTGGAATAGGACGCGATTCGCTCATACCGCAGCCATCGCCGCTGCTCAAACCACTAGGATTAAGTCGGGAAGAAATAAATGCAGTTATCGCCTTCTTGGGAACCCTTTCTACGAACACGGAACGGGTAAACTTAGCTAGAATGCCAGAATAA
- a CDS encoding AIR synthase related protein, with the protein MRKDISNRYAQRGVSAGKEDVHNAIKNVDKGLFPQAFCKIVPDHLTGSDDHCLVMHADGAGTKSSLAYMYWKQTGDLSVWKGIAQDALIMNIDDLLCVGATDNILLSSTIGRNKNLIPGEVISAIITGTEELIADLKSHGVEIISTGGETADVGDLVRTIIVDSTVTARMKRKDVIDNANITAGDVIVGLSSSGQATYETEYNGGMGSNGLTSARHDVFNKTLATQFPESYDSHVPVNLVYSGSKDLKDAVDGSPLDAGKLVLSPTRTYAPIIKKILDTVDKKDLHGMVHCSGGAQTKILHFIKELHIIKDNLFDLPPLFKMIQEESGTDWKEMHQVFNMGHRMELYVNESIAQEIIEISQSFNVDAQIVGRVETSEHKKLTIESEFGKFEY; encoded by the coding sequence ATGAGAAAAGATATTTCCAATAGATACGCGCAGCGCGGTGTTAGCGCTGGCAAGGAAGATGTACATAATGCCATTAAAAATGTCGACAAAGGCCTTTTTCCACAAGCCTTTTGTAAAATCGTACCAGATCACCTGACCGGATCAGACGATCATTGTTTGGTCATGCATGCTGATGGTGCTGGAACAAAGTCCAGTCTCGCTTATATGTATTGGAAACAAACAGGAGATTTATCTGTTTGGAAGGGAATTGCTCAAGATGCACTCATCATGAATATTGACGATCTATTATGTGTAGGAGCAACTGACAATATTTTACTTTCTAGCACCATAGGCCGCAACAAAAACCTAATCCCTGGCGAAGTCATTAGTGCCATCATCACTGGAACGGAAGAACTGATTGCAGATCTGAAATCTCATGGTGTGGAGATTATTTCTACAGGCGGTGAAACGGCAGATGTGGGCGATCTAGTTCGTACCATCATCGTAGATTCTACCGTTACTGCTCGCATGAAACGCAAGGATGTCATTGACAATGCAAACATTACAGCAGGTGACGTTATCGTTGGACTTTCCAGCTCTGGACAAGCCACCTATGAAACAGAATACAACGGCGGGATGGGCAGCAATGGTTTGACCAGTGCGCGACACGATGTTTTCAATAAAACTTTGGCGACTCAATTTCCTGAAAGTTATGACTCCCATGTCCCAGTAAACCTGGTGTATTCTGGATCAAAAGATTTGAAGGATGCGGTGGATGGAAGTCCGTTAGATGCAGGAAAACTGGTGCTTTCTCCTACCCGCACCTATGCTCCCATCATTAAGAAAATTTTAGATACAGTCGATAAAAAAGACCTTCATGGAATGGTACACTGCAGTGGTGGTGCCCAAACTAAGATTTTGCATTTTATAAAGGAACTTCATATCATCAAGGATAATCTATTTGACCTGCCGCCTCTATTCAAAATGATCCAAGAAGAATCGGGTACCGACTGGAAAGAAATGCACCAAGTATTCAACATGGGACACCGCATGGAGCTGTATGTAAATGAGTCTATTGCTCAAGAAATCATTGAGATTTCCCAATCATTTAATGTGGACGCCCAAATCGTAGGTCGTGTTGAAACTAGCGAACACAAGAAGTTGACGATCGAAAGTGAATTTGGGAAGTTTGAGTATTGA